The Epinephelus lanceolatus isolate andai-2023 chromosome 12, ASM4190304v1, whole genome shotgun sequence genome segment atgctAGTGGCCCTTTCGGACGCAGCCTCTGACTTCACCatggctttttgtcaccgccccctgctgcggccgcctgctcttgtctactttccaggcgagacACAGTTCATCTCTAATGAACCTATTGACACTCACGCGGCATGAGTGTCATTAGCTAACGAGTATCACCTGTTGCTATCAAGGAGGTTGAAATAGTTGCTATATGGGGCGGGAGGGCTTAAACACACAGAGCCCACGTGGGCTGGCCGCTGCATGCAGCTTCTTCTCATTGGCCGGGGGGGGAATGCAAGCGTGAGTGAcaaccaatcatgcgggacatgatctcaatttgcgtgacgcgtgaaaagaaacagaaatgctgtgcagtcccgcACAATGCAGGACATCTGGTCACCCAAACTATCAGTCGTGGAACTCCACATTAACCAAGAGTACCTCTCATACCAGACCTTATTCAGCTTATAATCTTTTGTTTGATGTGGTCTAGCATTTTTCATCGTAGCTATCTGTGAAGTTGGATGTCAGGCAGTCTTGATCCTCATCAGTGTTGGGCTGTTATCACCCACATGATGTTCTTCGCCATCCCACTCTGTGACCATGCCTTTCTGTGTTGCCTCATCAATAGTAGCACTGAAAGGACATGACTAAAGACGGATCAAATTAATCTTTTCGATGTATCTTGCATGTTCTGTGGTTTCATATTTACCTGACATAGTGGAGTCTTGTTGCTTTAAAGAGGATGGTTCCAATATTAGACATTTGGTGAAGGCAAGGGACAACTGTGGCCATCCTTAAAAAAGGAGCGCTGATTGTCGGTTggaaacaggaagcaaacagcagTCTCTCTTGTAAAAATCAGATGTTTTGTTGGCCCTCTCTGTCTTTGCCTCATTTGGCCAGTCTTTTTTATCCAATTAAAattcacattaacacacatttgcATGCACACAGGACACTTGTATTTTTTCACAATGTAATATACACATTGATATACACAAAGACATGATAACAACATCTTTAGGTTTAGTCCTgtcaagttactgtggttaggttaggtttaaggaaaagaaacatagtaGGACAAATCTTGAATTAACTCAAATTTCACATGGTTCCAAACATTGGTCTtatggggaaagtcctgtgttttgtgacccatccaccaccccaatcTGCCTCCTTACTGGACCTCTCGAGACCGCTTCTTTGTTTACATCTGTCACCCATCAACATTTTacctggagctggagctggaaaTGAACTATAAATGTAATACGCACACTTGGTCCTAGATGGGTCAAGTGcttgtttttccctttttacctGCTTTTTTTGTCCCTCTTTCTCATAGAGttccaaaaaaaatcaatgtgcaTGTCAATGTGCTTTGGCAGGATATCAACCACATCAAATGGCAGACACAGAGTCAGACACAGTTGCGTATGGGGGGAATCACGTGAATAATTAATTACAGATTTTACATCATGATCCTACTGTGACTTTATTTGCGCTGTCCAGGGACAGTctgtcaaacacacagagctagCAGTGCTGTAtagttgaaactttttttttttttaaaagactgtCAGATCAAATCCCTGACTGACAAATTCACATCAAGATGGGGAACATGCAATGCCCTGCCGAGGACGCAGCCCTCCTGGCCTCTGTTGCTCGAGACATCTGCCCTTTTCCAAACTTCCACCCCAATCCTCTTTTCGTCAACTGTCCGTCAACTATTCACTTCATGTGAGGAAGCACTACATGGCAGTGCAGTCCTCCCTGACACCCAAGCAGCTGGAGGACTTCACCCAGAACCTGAGGACCACTTTTGGCAGGGAGGGCAAGGTCACTCTCGGTGGGGTGGGGGTAGTGGCTCTGTCACTGGCTATGCTGTTTGACACTCTTGCCAGACAGGCCAGAGGAGAGTGGGTGCCAGACTCAGGGCCTATTCCTGGTTTATTTCTCAAAAATGTGAGAGGGTACTACCCACCACATGTCTACACAGTCAGTGAGTACCTGAGGCTCGTACCCTACATTGCAAACAACCCCACCAGGATGAAAAAGGAATCACAGAGGTAGGTTGTGTAATGTGTAATGCATATTTATGGGTGGTTGTAGCTCAGCGGTAAAGTGGGATGTCTATGTCAgtagatcagtggttcgatccTCAACTCCTCTGGGGATGTATCCTTGGGCTAGATACTGAATTCCAAATTGcccatttattcatttttttacatGCACTCTATACCATCAGTTTGTAATATTGAATATATTTAAACTACATCAGGTTGTGTGATTTTATTGTCTGTTGCACCCAGGTACCTCAAGCAGTTAAAAATTGATGACCAATTGTTGGACAAACTGggacaaaacaacacatttccGGAAATGGATGGAACAACAG includes the following:
- the LOC144465069 gene encoding uncharacterized protein LOC144465069; translation: MPCRGRSPPGLCCSRHLPFSKLPPQSSFRQLSVNYSLHVRKHYMAVQSSLTPKQLEDFTQNLRTTFGREGKVTLGGVGVVALSLAMLFDTLARQARGEWVPDSGPIPGLFLKNVRGYYPPHVYTVSEYLRLVPYIANNPTRMKKESQRYLKQLKIDDQLLDKLGQNNTFPEMDGTTVLNVVLGNFFAGSLKLHLYRIRNTTAKEVFRPNGQWPSAYYIYNLNCDPETANKDFFVKMQKSVIHTREAFKSCEPRSDLLNIAKLEMVDVIFLLFQAARYRSTASMIVHREDFDLKADALRKWVT